Within Meles meles chromosome 19, mMelMel3.1 paternal haplotype, whole genome shotgun sequence, the genomic segment TTTACATACCTAGCCATCTTCCAGTAGGGACACCGtcacacagatgaggaaatagagtaAGGATTTGTCTGAAGATCTTACAACTTGTGAGGGCCAGGGCTTGGGGACTTACCTGGTATAGCAAGAAACACTGAACACTTGGACACTTTGAATGCTGTCGTGGATAGGTGGCATGGCCTTCAGACTGCAGAGGGTCCTTTGTCTTGCTCCCCAAGAAGGGTGACCTGTGGTTTGTCAGATTGTAACGAAATGATAGTTCTCTGATGTAGCGATTGTGTGaatcagaaaggaaagacaaaaattatttgttgGGACTGTTGGAACTAAATTGACCTAACATCTCTGGGACTATTTGGTAGTACCaatcaaattataaaatgtatatacccCATGATTCCAGAGTTACTGTTCTAGAGCACTGACTGTAGGAATACGCACAAATGACACCATGTTAAAAATACAGGACTTATTTGTAATTGgttgtgttctctttttttttatcatgttcagTTAGCTGACATagagtacgtcattagtttttgacgtagtgtgcagtgattcattagttgcatagaacagccagtgctcatcacagcacgtgccctccttaatgcccatcacctggttaccccatcctcccccaTTCCTCCTTtttgcaaccctcagttttcaAATTgcaattaaactttaaaatttaactttaatttgaaatttttaattattttaaattttaaattagttttttaattttttagttgtaTGTTTGATGTGACTGTGGCAAAGTCATGGAAATGACTTTGGGGTAGAGAAGAGGAAACTACTTAGGTAGAGCCAAGGCCCTCAGAATCCAAAACAGCgtctcacccatcctcccaccttcTTAGCACACCTTGTCCCCACTGGCCATTGGTTATGAGATGAAGTTGCGTGTGCTTGGTGTTGTAGGAGACAGTGACGTTCAAGGACGTGGCGGTGGTCTTCACCAGAGAGGAGCTGGGGCTTCTGGATCCCATCCAGAGGAAGCTGTACCAGGACATGATGCTGGAGAACTTCAGGAACCTGCTCTCCGTGGGTGAGCACAGGGGCTCTCTCTGACTCAACGTCAGTCCCCTGGAATGTCTTGGTTTCAAATGTTTAAGATTTGGGGACTCTTACAGTGCTTCCCCAAACTTGGGGGTCTCAGGTTCCTCATTCTGGTGGGACACCTTCTCTGTACCTTGTCTGTTTTTTGTCAGATTACAGTTGCAACATCTTGTGAGGTTTATAATCAGTTGGTGACTTATGTCATCATTGTGTTGAATGAGACAGGTCAGAAATGGCATAGCTCCTTGCCAGGAATTACATACTGTGCAACAGAAATTGTGgcaaaagcagaaaaggaaatgtgaTGGGAGTAGGTTGTGGTTAGGGTGAGGTCAGCACATCTGTGTGCTTGTATCCTGGATCACAACATAAAAGGTGTTTGTTACAGCAAGTCACGGTCAGAATTCGGGAAAATACTACATAAAGAGCGTAAAGATTGTAATTCTGGAATTATCATTTTTGCCTTCAATTTATGCACATTGTACACGCGCCATTTCTTTTTCATAGGCTGTGAACCCTTCAGATTAGATACGACATTACCattggggagagaggagaagcttTGGATGAGGGAGGCAGAAACCCAGGGGGATGGGCGTTCAGGTGAGAAGCGGGCAGCTCAGGGTCCTCAGCACCTCCCTGATGGccagcccaccccagccccgcATCTGTTACCCTGCCTCATTGCAGCAGCTCGCCCACGGCCTCCCTGCTCCGGGGAGCGGTCTGTTCTGCACACGCACGAGGTCCCGGAAGTCAGCCCATGTCACTCCACGTGTTTAGTCTTCTGTGACCCCTGTCTTGGTACAACCCGCAGTCCTCACGGTGGTCATTTGGACAGTAGTGAGGCGGCCTTCTGCGGGCTTGTCCTGACCTGTGCTCCCTGCTTCACGCTGGGTGAGCGCTGCCCCTTCCCTGCACAGCTCCCTGCTCTGGCCtcgcctctctcctcccttccttcccccttctcttcgctccctccttcctccatttATCTTTAATGTGTATATCCCTCAGGTAAACCCTGCCTAAGATAACAGCAGTAGTCATTCCTACTGCATATGAGCAGCACAAAGcccaaaccaaatcaaacaaacaaaaaaaccaaaaaaatccctCTGCGAATCTGGTGTCGTGAGTAGTGAGGGGAAGGTCTCCCTGGTCCTTCAGTTGTTTCTTCCCGCGTATCCTTCTGCTGCGTGAGGCCGAATGCGGTCAGCCATGTTGCATGCTCGCGCCATCCAGCTTGCTGCCTTGTCTTATGTATAAACCTAACCTTGGGGGGTCGGATCCCAGTGATTACCATGGTctgttgtttaaaattttatttatttgttcatgagagacagaaagagagaggctgaggcagagagagaagcaagcttcccatggagcagggagcccaatgcaggactcgatcccgggaccccgggatcatgacctgagccgacggcagacgcttcaccaactgagccccccaggtgccgtGTCTGTTTGCTTCTAATTAGGTAGTTTCCCAGTTGCTTTGCCTCCATGTACAAatccatacttttattttttaaattttggcctTTTTACTGAACTATATCTCAGGTACAGAAAGCTGTACCAATTATAAATGTACAGCCCCATGAATTTTCAGGGCATAAAATGACTTATTTGCCTTACAGTTCTTTTTACTGAGGTACCATTTAAATTTGCACGTCTTCAGTGCACAGTTCTGACAAACGGACAGTCCTCTGTAAGCCGTATTCCTCAGAATGCGGAACAATCTCACAGCATATTCTGTTCCCctgtccctttttaaaaaaaaaaatatttatttatttgacagagatcacaagtaggcagagaggcaggcagagagagaggaggaagctggctccctgctgagcagagagcctgatgcgggtctcaatcccaggaccttgggatcatgacctgagccaaaggcataggcttcaacccactgagccacccaggcacccctccctgtCCCTTATTAAAAGCTCTTTAAGCAAACATCAGAACACCCCAGGATTTTGCCTTTTGTCTATCCCTCTGGGTGCCCCGCCCCATCTGTGAATAATCTTCTTGAGGTCTGTTTTGACTGCACAGAAGCACAGACTGAAGGGTTTCTTCTCCCTTAATGATCTTCATAAACAGAAGCTCACAGAGAAGGGTGCTAAGTGGATCCCGCTGTTCGCGCTCCTCCCGGAGACAGTTCGCATGAGCAGAATAAGCCAGCGGGACTGAAGGACTATTTCAGAACATTGTTAATGTCGACCTGATTAGAAGTTCTGTGGCACCTGTATTAACTAACTACTGCTATATAACAAATTACTCTTGAACTTACTGGCTTACAgccacaaatatttacttataGTTAATGTGAGTCCAGGAATCTTGGGGCAAGTTTCGGGTGGTTCATGCTCCAGATCTCATGAAGTCACTGACAAGGAGTCCCTGGGTTGCAGCTGAGGGTCTGATGGGGCCGAAGGGTCTACTTCCAAGATAGGCTCATTCACATTGTTGTTGGCAAAATACCTCGGTTCCTTGCTGGCTGTTTGGTGTCTCAGTTCCTTGCCAAGTGGGCCTCTCCCTACGGTTGCCTGAGTGTCCTTAAAACATGGCACCTGGTTTCCCCAAGAGCTGtggagagtggaaggcagaagccaCCATGTCTTCCCTGACCTAACCTTGGAAATGACATAGCATCCCTTCTGCCATGTTCTGTTGGTTTCATAGACTCATCCTGGCACATTGTGGGAGGGGACCTTTGTAGGGGTATGGATACCCGGAGGCAGGGACCACTGGGTCACCATCTTGCGTGCTGACCGCCACAGCACCTTTTGTGCATGTATGAGCCCACAAAACCTGAAAAATGACATTAACCTTCCAGGCTTATCAGAAAATCCAGCCCAGTTAAGTGACCACGATGGCCATAGGATTTTACCCCATGGGATGTGTCCACTGTGGGATTACATtttctaggtgtttttttttttctagttacaATGTTCATCAGTTGAATATCATATATTAGGACTTCATGGAAATAAAGGGGAATTCTCTCAAATCTAGTTTGTTTAGTGTGTGTTTACTGGCTAAATTAAGGATATAAACGTACCATTGCATGGATTCATTATTAGGACAGAGGACATATTTCCTTTTGCAAATacattcttttcacttttcaaagatgtcctctcttttttttctgtgggAACTCTTGACATCACCTGATAATCCCATCTGTAAACAGATGTAAAAAAAGACAGATTCAGCCTTTTATAGCCATTTTTGGCTTGTCTTTTACAAATACACAGGTAGTGTAATGTAACCGTGATTTTAAGGCTTGTAAATATGTTGGATTTTGTAGCTCTTATACACCTGCTGCAGAAAAGGCAAGAATTAtttaagtgattatttttatGGACAAGGAAGTAAAGTTTCTCCTCTATATGTCTTTCTGGGACATCTTTTTGTTGCTCTGAAGCCttatatttctaattttgatCCCATACATTAGTTTTGGTATCATTGGAAATAAGTCTTCTTGGCCCTTAGTGGGCAGGAGCCTAATCATTACCTCTTCGTTTCCGTAGGCATAAAAAAAGCCAGTGAGAAAGTCAAGCTGAAGTCTTCACGGGTTGAATAAGTTCTCGTGGTGTGATTGACCGATGAAATATTCACTCATCCACCTTTTCACCTCTGAATCCTCTTTATCCTTCCAGGGCTCAGGAATCAAAATGAGATAGAGACTTTTCGAAAAGTAGGACTAAGCTACCTTTTACATGAAGCTGTTACATGCTGGCAGCTGTGGGAACAATTTACAAGTAAATTAGCCAGATAATCAAGACTCAATAATAAATCTGCAAAGCAAGAAGTCCAAGTTCCCAAAACGAAGTGATTTCTCCTGTCAGATGTGGGCAGGAGAACCTCCTCCGGTTTCTGAAGATGAAAGCTATGTAATAAAGCTTCAAGGGGAGAGTTCCAATAATATCAGAAGTCGAGAGTTTCCAATTAAGTCCACTGGTGATTTCTGGAAGAAAATCTGTCTGAGAGATTACCAGACACAATTACCAGAGTAGGTGTCGGCAGGTCgacataaaaaataaaccatgTAAGTGTGACCGTTGTGTTACGACAAGGGCCTCCCATCATCATCATGATCAGGAAGAACACAAAAGCAGGAAGGCCTCTAGCCACAGTGATTGTGGAAAAGACCTCACGAGGGAATCATGTCAACATAGCATAACCCACTCAGGAGAGAAGCACGATGTATGTAGTGAGTGTGGGCAGGACATCAGTGACAGCTCAGTGTCAGACCATTCACTCAGGGGAGAAATGTGGTAGGAATGATGAGTGTGATGGGGGCTTCAGTCAGAGCTCAGGCCTGCAAAATCATCGGGGAGTCCACACAGGAGAAGAGCCCTGCAGACACCCGGTATGTGCTAAGAGCTTCAGTCAGAACTCCTGTCTTCCCACCCGTGAGGGGATCCGTATAGGTGTGACATGTGTGGGAAGGGCTCCAGTCATGGCCTACATCTCAGCGTTTGCTGTGTAGACGACACTGGAGAGAAATCCTCTAACTGTGGGATATGTGATAAAGGCTTCAGTCAGACATCACAACTTCAGGCCTATCAGAGAGCCCAGCCTAGAGACAGAACCTACAAATGGGAGGCATGTGACAGGCTAGTTAATCAGAATCCTGGTCCTCTCCAGAGAGTTCACTCGGGAGAGAAACCATATAAATGTGAGGTATGCGGGAAGGACTTCAGTTAAGGCCTCAAATCTTCAAGCCCATCAGAGAATCCACACCGGAGAGAAGCCATGTAAATGTGACGTATGAGATAAGAACTTCAGCCGGAATTCCCACCCTCAGGCCCATTAGCGAGTCCACACAGGAGAAAAACCATACAAGTGTGACACATGTGGTAAGGACTTCACTCAGATTTCCCATCTTCAGGCCCATCAGAGAGTCCACACAGGAGAGAAGCCATACAAATGTGAGACATGTGGTAAGGGCTTTTGTCAGAGTTCCCATCTTCAAGACCATCAGAGGgtccacactggagagaaaccgtACACATGTGATGTGTGTGGGAAGGGTTTCAGTTGGAGCTCCCTTCTTCAGGCCCATCAGAGAGTCCATACGGGGGAGAAACCCTACAAATGTGAAGAATGTGGGAAAGGCTTCATCTGGAACTCGTATCTTCATGTTCATCAGAGGATCCACACGAgagagaaaccctataaatgGGGCACGTGTGGGAAGAGCTTCAATCAGACCTCACATCTTCAAGCCCATTGGAGAGACCATACGGGAGATAAACCCTACAAATGTTTTGACCGTGGTAAGGGTTTTAGTAAAAGTTCATATCTTCAAGTTCATCAGAGAGTCCATAGTGGTCATAAATCCGATCCATGTGATGAAcgtgataaaaatgttcttcaGAATGTAGACTTCTCATTTTCATCAGAAAATCCACACAGCCCAGAATATTGATAAAgtattgtgttttaaaattcagGAGAGAGCTGAATTTTTTTATCATCCTCTGAATTCCACTGAAGGAAATCTGTTTGTTGTGTCAACCTAGCCAGTGTTTCCAGCAGAGCCCAAATTTCACAGTCCTCCAGACGTAGAAACCCTGTGAG encodes:
- the ZNF233 gene encoding LOW QUALITY PROTEIN: zinc finger protein 233 (The sequence of the model RefSeq protein was modified relative to this genomic sequence to represent the inferred CDS: inserted 4 bases in 3 codons; deleted 3 bases in 3 codons; substituted 2 bases at 2 genomic stop codons); amino-acid sequence: MTKFQETVTFKDVAVVFTREELGLLDPIQRKLYQDMMLENFRNLLSVGLRNQNEIETFRKVGLSYLLHEAVTCWQLWEQFTSKLADNQDSIINLQSKKSKFPKRSDFSCQMWAGEPPPVSEDESYVIKLQGESSNNIRSREFPIKSTGDFWKKICLRDYQHNYQSRCRQVDIKNKPCKCDRCVTTRASHHHHDQEEHKSRKASSHSDCGKDLTRESCQHSITHSGEXSTMYVVSVGRTSVTAQCQTIHSGEKCGRNDECDGGFSQSSGLQNHRGVHTGEEPCRHPVCAKSFSQNSCLPTREGIRIXCDMCGKGSSHGLHLSVCCVDDTGEKSSNCGICDKGFSQTSQLQAYQRAQPRDRTYKWEACDRLVNQNPGPLQRVHSGEKPYKCEVCGKDFSKASNLQAHQRIHTGEKPCKCDVXDKNFSRNSHPQAHXRVHTGEKPYKCDTCGKDFTQISHLQAHQRVHTGEKPYKCETCGKGFCQSSHLQDHQRVHTGEKPYTCDVCGKGFSWSSLLQAHQRVHTGEKPYKCEECGKGFIWNSYLHVHQRIHTREKPYKWGTCGKSFNQTSHLQAHWRDHTGDKPYKCFDRGKGFSKSSXSSSSSESP